ctgtcactgttaaaaaaaatacacaacacCTACATTCACTATCACTGGCTATTAGAAATAAAGTGTATCACAAATAAAGTCActaaactgaaacaaacagCCTACTTGCCAAAATAAGAACACATGAGCATTAATTTGACATCACTTCAGCTTCTGATAAGAATACACACATATAAGGTATTAAACACACACTGATAAAACTGGGGGAAAAAGGTCAGTGATTAACAATCCCCCTTCGGTGCTGTAGTAATTAGAGGACATTTCTGACTCCGGTGACATCCGCCACTGTGCTCCCCGTCGCCGGTGCGGGTTGCAGGATGAGCGACTCTGAACAGACAGGCTTATTGCAGTGTTGGCTGACATGAGTGACTCTTTTCTGGTTGACTGGGTTCCCTCTGAGGGCCAGTGAACAAGTGAACCCGCCGTGGACAATGGCTCCGTGTTGATGTCAAGCCCAGGAGCCATGACGTCAGAGCTGCCCTGGATCTGAGCGACCCGTGGTCTCGCGTGTCAGGTGACAACAATCTCTGTTACACATTCAGTTTATAGCATATGTGCCTGATTAACATAGGCTACTTTTTTATGAAGTTTGATTTgtatatgttaaaaaaatgaaatgcagtctGGTTAATGGCACAATACACACAACCAAATATCCACAGAATTCAATCTTAATGCATAGTGTTTAGTCACATCACACTGTAGTTGATAACTCTACAGCTTGCAGCGTTTCTAATAAAGacacatttgaaaggaaatgtttAACCCACCCAACAAATAAGTATTTCCTAATCAATTAATTTTttaccccaaccccaacaactATTCCcttatcaatacattaatacttGTTTACCCCCTccaacaaacaagtatttacttATCAATGCATTATAACTTTACCCCCCACAAATATTTCCTTATCAATGCATTAGGCCTATAACTTCTTTACCGCCCCCGAACAAATAAGTACATACAAGTCAAATAAgcagtttaaaaatataaatatttacttaacataAATATCATTGGGCATtggcaaaaaaacatttttttgcaagAACTTTTCTCGAACAGCGGTTTGCATTTCTAAATTGCATTTTCACCAACTTGCATAATTATTCTTATCATCAGTGAATGCGTTTGTATTAATCACACAGTATTTCCTAGACTATCCTATTTCCAGACCTCTCACCTGTTCCTGGGAGACTGAAACCCTCACGACGGGACTCGTCCTGCGGTGTAAAGGCTTCTCTGTATAAAGAGGGAGCATCTCAGGGCTGGGAGGTTTTGGGCCTCCTGCAGAGGGGGGGTGTGGCCGGGAAAAGCGCACAGGTGACATTacaccacccccccatcccaggACCCCCCTCAGGCACTGTCCCTGAACCCATTGTAGATAATATCGACTACCTGCGACTCTGACCCCCTTTTATACTGACTGCAGTACAGGTGTATCaacatattatttatgtatgaagTAAATCACTTCACAAAcagaattgtaaattgtaaaaaaaagttatataacAAAGTGTCTCaagttaaacaataataatggcAACAAAAATGCTGTAAGTAATTGGTATACAGTGACTGAATCTAGGATTGTCCTAAAAGCTTCCAGAAAACCATTAGCAGCTTTTCCTGAGCTATACAGAGGGCGTTTAATGTGAAACGCCTTTGTTTGCAGCTCAGAGTGAGTTTCAGAAGGCCTTTCTTGTGGTTTTAGGTTTCTTGTACTTGTTGAATATAGTCAGGTAATCCTGAAGCAATAACTAAAGGGCATCTTGCACCACGGCTTTCAGCACTTGCCTGATCAATATGCCTGATCTATTTCTATAAcccaggggtgtcagactccagtcttgGGGGGCCatagtgtctgctggttttagttccaacaggagctcccaattacttatTTGATGTCAGTATTTACTAAGGTAGGCTTATCtaatactttaatattttatttttttacaattacgGTTTGTTGATTATGCAAAACATTGAACCCATAGAACATTTCGGAGTGTGGAGAAAAGTGTTCAATTCatgcagttaattgtttaattagaccgaTTAAAGAGCCAAGAGTTGGGCTGGAACAAAACCTAGCAGACACTGTTGCTCgtcaggactggagtctgacacccctgctaTAGATGGTGTGGATTACAATGCTGACAAAacagtatttcttttttttccactggCAATTAAATCACTGCAATTGTAATCATTCACAAACAAGGAAGGCTTGCATGTTTTTACAAACCAGCACTCAAGCTGTCCAGAGGTGTTTGTTAGTAGGGAGACTGGGGTCTCCTGCAAAGTGTGTGGTTAAAGCCtcacccaaaacacacacacacacacacttgcttgACTAAAGCAATGAGGCACCATCACTAATACCATGCAGTGTCTCAGGGTCAGTGCATTCGATGGTTTTTACACCCTGTCTGAAACTGGGTCAATTCCACCCTGGTAATACTCCTCAGTGTGGGACAAGTCCACTCTCCTTAAATGCTATTATATGGTGTGCTGATTCACAGAAAGTGGACAAAGTTGGGTCACTGTCCTGGGTCATCGATAAAGATAGCTGAGGTCTGACAGATTGCTGAGGAGCCAGCCTCTTTAACATGTTTTGAGGAGGGCGGAGGGGTGATCTGTTCACCTTTGGGGAGAGGTATGGGTGTGGGAACCTGTTACGCTGGAATGTAGAAGAGGGGGCGAGAGCTCCATTGTCACCCTGTATGGTCACCATTAGCTACTCTGTTGGATGGGGTGGTCACCCAGGTGCTGTACCcaatgcacatgtaaactctgcTCTACATTCTTGACTTGTAATAAATTGCATTTGACCAGAATCAGTTCCAGTCACTGTTACGGGAGGTCCATTTCCACATCCCCTTGTTCTCTTCATTTCCTGTAACTCACCAGTTCCGAAACAATGGGACACAGTGTAATTCAGACTATTCTCCCCTCTCCTCAGATAGTACCTCGTTTGTAAAGATCTTTGGTTTCTCAGTGTCTAACCACGGTCCTACTCACATTTCCAGTCTCCTTCACGTTCATttagttttgtcttttttttctgctcctttaagaacattttaaaaaggtaaaaaatatACCGGAACGTTTCTCCAACCAGGGAATTACAAGTTAATGGTTTTCAGACGGGAGCGCAGGAGAGCAAAAACATAATGGGTGTTCCTGACAGGGTTATTAGTTGACTTAGCTTTTGCCTGCCTTAAAATAATTGCCATGCTAAATCCCCTTGTCTGGAGTAAACACATTTGCATTAAGTAAAGGGAATGCAGTTATGAAGTCTTGCTCTCCTTTACGTCAGAACATGTTTAGAGATAAATCTTCCAATTTCTATTCATTAAAAATTatgacacacactctcacatgccgatttgtttccctttttatttttatggagaAGCGTCCCATCATCTCCACCTCCTCAGCTTCTCGACCGCTCCACATGTCCGGAGAAAACAAACAGTCCAAACCTTGTTACACCAATTGTGAAAACAAAATTACCTATTTGTGCAATTTCTGCTGGGAAAACAGTCCTTGAGGACAGTTATTTAAATGCTGGGCACAAGATCAGAACAAAGGCACTTTTCAATCCTCTCCCTGAAGAGTGATTCCAGGCACATGCAGTTAAAACCACAACTGGCTCTTTGTCTGTGGACAGGGAGGCCCTTTGAAACCTCACTACTGCAGAAACAGGATGTACTTCAATTTGATGCAGCACAGAGGATCTATGAAGCTATGGTGCTCTTAGATAACCAGCCTATAAACCCTTGTAGGTAGCAAAGTATCCCCGAACACACTCGGATCAACAGATTGGGGTGTCTGACAGTGCTGCCTGAAGGACCCAAAAAATGTTCAGATTAAGGTACACTGGGATACACAAGaagaattttaatttaaactattACTACtaaaaaatttaataaaaacatgttgaaaaaAGTTACATGAGATGCCCATATAGAtatcattttcttctttttatcattcactttacagcatttatttatatagaaaTTTGAACTAGGTTATCAGCCCTACActcaagggggaaaaaaacaacatatttgaATGGATAAAAAACGGTGAAGAAGTAAGGCGCTTCAAGGAAGTCCACTCCACAACGCAATTCAGTTACATTTCTTTATTGTACGTTGATCCTCAATTGAGGTATAAAAAGCCTCTTGGCTCTCTCGGGCAGAGACACCTACAGAGATGTCCATGGATCAGTCCCGTGCGCAACGCCTCTACATGGGCCTCCAACCCAACATACACGGATTTGCATTTTCCCttacaataatgttttttttgttttgtttttttgtttgattttttttgtagTAGTTAAAATCCCTGCCCATTGTTAACACCACCCACACGAGAggagagaataagaaaataaaaaaaggaccaCTGAACAATTATAATATTCCCAAATCTGCTTCTACTGGTCTCTTGGGGGAGAGATTTCAAAATGTTAAGAACAAATATGGCTCAACTATCCTGAACTCAAATGCACCAATACAACAAATCAAGGAACACTTTCTAATTACTCCAGTTTCCATAACATTATATGCAAATACACACATTCAATCTCTAATCATTATATGGGCATAAATAAGGCTGGATTTTCTCATTTatataaaagagagagacaTGATAATTCTGCCATTACATTCTCATGATTATAATACTCTGTCTAGGCTGAACTACCATCTGTAACATTTTATACAAAGCTCTGCAGGGAACACACTGATTGTATAACCCAGAGGAATAAAGTCTTAATCAGCATCACTTTGGTAAATGGTAACTAAGATATTAAATGAAATAGTGTCAttcacttgtttgtttgttttaatgcctAAAACTCTGAAGCACCACAAGTTCCTGTACCAGAAAACCGAGGCTATTCCTGGACTGGCttgctataaaaataaaaggcatcACCCAAGAGAATTTGCCACCTAAAGGTGACAAATGGTGAAGCCCTTGTTTATTTGCCTAGCTTTTTAGTTGCAATGTCCAATTGACACACACAATTAATTATAggatcaaaaaatatatataaataaatctcaAATCGGGTAACTCCTTGGCTTTTACACTGCCGTTGTAAGGCATGGATTGACAACGGCATTGATAAAATGCCTTCTCAGATAATTTCCTCCATGTTCGTACTAACcgagcaaaaaataaaaccttcccTTTGACCTGGTTTAAGAATCAAGACACACAAAACGGAACAAATACTTAAAGTTGGGTACTTAGTGTTCATAGTAATATAGTGTTTGAACATTGCAATGGTGCCATATTACATACAGTATGGAGCTGTACATATACAGTTTAGCCCATTTCAATTAATTCAATCTacgaagcaaaaataaataaataaacaaggaaactaaacaaaaacaagtcatTTTGACCCATGGAACACACTCTTTTGACTTGCTCCCACTTCCCTAGTTCACAGAAATGCAGATTCCACAAGTGAAATGTACACTTCGGTCTTCAAGGGTTAGTGCTAGGCCACCACTCCTGTTGAGATCCATGTACAAGGGGGAAAGGGAGAAGTCAGGAGAATGTGTGGAGACGTTTGCCGTTCTCTACCAGCGCCATATGAATCCAAGCTCAAATATATGGAGGTCACAGAACTGCTGcctttgtgcttgtgtgttaCAGTCCCGGAGAACAGATCTCTTCCAAGCTAAAATGATTTCCAATGTTAATGATTTGCAACATCAATCAGGGGCAGAGGTCGAGTGCCCTCTACGCTCATCGCCAAGAGTATAGTCCATGAATACAGTCCACAGAAGTGATACTACCACACTAGTCTTCCAGTATATGATTTCCAGTCATaaaccgaaaaaaaaaaaaaaagaaaacaaaatgaaatgaaagaaaggaaaagtaattggcatcggGACACAATCATCCTCTATTCCAATTGGCTGGCCTCCTCTTTGAGTGGTACCTCCTCCTGGGGAGGCGGGTCCTCACTCTGATTGGTGGCTTCGGCGGCCTGTAGCTTGGGATTGGTGGATGGTTCTGGAGATTGAGTGCAGTTGATGGGCGCGATGACTAAGGGAGGCTGGACATCCTTCTacggagaaaaaacaaaataattgagACATATGCAAGGGAAAGATGGCAGCATTCACCCCAGCAAGCAATGAATTTAAAAAGATTGGAGGCATAAACAGAACACAGATACACAAATATAGAGTGGAGATGTGATCTACAATGGGAAAATACTATTTCAAAGAGTGAATAAACAGAGGACAGCAGACAAGAAAACAGTGTCCCATTTTctaattaaagaaataaatgtttgtatagCAGCTTAGACAGTACAGTGCCAAGCAACATCTAGTATTTACAAACTCTTGAAGGACCAAATAAAGTTGATAAAGGGAGATCGTTTCCTTACAAgggcacataaaaaaaaaaagctgtgtccCCGTGCAATTTGTCATGAATAACAGAAGCAGAGCTAGTCAAAATGGACTTCTCTTTAATAACGATTTCTCTTATTAACTCTCAGGGGTGGCAGACTCAGGGCTCCTTCCCTGGGTTCAAACAGCACTTTCTTTCCAAAGTACTGGAGTGCATGGAAGGCATAAATCAAGGGGAAACAATTAAAGCAGAAATACACCATGGAGACAcccaaagaaaatgaaaagagaAATGCAAAGCTTGGCAATACTGAAGGGGAGAGTGGATCATGTGTGTTTGGTTTTACTCAACTTTAATTTTAgttattgttaataacattaGCAATTTCCGAAGGCACTCATATCAAACTGGTATTCACCGCAAAGCCACTTCCCGTCCAGAACATGGGCAGCTCTCGGCGCCACAGTGCCACCGCCAGGCTCGTGAGCAGAGTGCAAGGCACCAGGTATAACAGGGCTGGCTGCCCCATCTCCATCATAGCCAGGGCCACAAAAGTGATGAGCAGACCAATGCCATAGGCTGtgaagagagggggagaggacacaaaaaaaaatattactttCTGAAACATGACATCCTGAGGGTTTTGAGTATGCAGGATGGGACAGGCCTACCTATGGTGCAGGCCACGAAATAGATCCTGGAGGACTGCATCTGGATGTCAAACCTGTGACAGTAGACCACCAGCTGCCCTTGTGGAGAAGTAGAGCGAGGAGAAAATTAGCAACTGGAGAATAGCAGAGGAAAACCGCATCAGTTTACAGCACAGGAGCCTCCGCCACACTGGTCATCCAAAAGTGTCAAGACTGTGTAAAAGCCATGCGAATTGGCAATGGTACCTGGCACTAGGATGTCCCCAAACCCCAAGAGGGAGAACGGACGGTCACACAGAGCCAGAGGGGAGGAGTTTAGCCGTGGGACTTTCAGCACCATGGGCAGCTGCGGAAGCACATGGCACAGTATTGTCAGCATCACAAGGAAAGGAGGGAATGAGGAATACAACACTGGTGCCCGTGTCAGGCCGAGAAAATCATCATCACGCAAACCATGGACAGAAACGGTCCCCTTTCTATCGCGATGCCCGTAGGCCCAATCTCCAGATCACGACTCCAGACTTCTCCAGTACGTACTGAGTTGTCACACAAAGCTTAAGAATGCCACAATGACCTTCTTAGAACTAGAAATAAAATAGTTTCTCTGGGGggggataaataaatacaaatctgatgATACATATGGTTAGATTTTAGTTCAATATATATTCCAGTAAATGCATTCCAGAATTTGGAGAGAGGTTACGAGTTTATCATTTTCACCTCCCCAATGCGCTCTTACCTTTTCATGAGTGGAGGAATCTGACGGACCAGCCGCGACCTCAACCATGATACTCTCGCCACTCTGTGGGTTGAAAAGAAAGGTGAAAACGCTTTTACGATACCTTTGTAATCAAAATatggacatatatatatatatatatatatatatatatatatatataatttaattcagtTCACAAATCTGTCATCATGGGTTTTGGAGTGGATCCATATTTGGATATTTCAcctatacagaaaaaaaaattctgtaatacttgcatatatacaaatatatcttCAATATACTGTCCAGCGTTCTAATCTCTCTAATCTATGCATAAAAGCTTGGGGCACGTACCGATGTGAAAAACGgagtaataaatacaaagaaGACATCATAGACGAACAGCACCACCAGCAACAAAGTGCAGGCCTGCgggcagagagaggggagagtgtGAGGAATCGAGGGCTATGCTTTCACCAGCACCTTCTTCAGCATACAAACAGTTACAGTTTAAGGCAGCCTTCTCTAGGAAGCAAGGGAGCAGGTCTTTAGTCCCAAGGAAATACCCAGTGAAATACACACCTTGAAAGTGGGTAACCTGATGGTTTTGAGCATGTACAGACAGAAGGCTATTCCCAGTGTGTCCTGCAGCACCCAGGCCCACCTGTGGAAAAAACTCAGCGTTCATGTATGGTAGCTCTCCCCCTGCAGACAGCACCCCCAAGTGATTTCAGATTCATCAGTTCACAGATAGGTGCAAGCCCGGCATAAAAAACAGGAGTCACAATTCACAAAGAACAATTTTAAAGGACTGGATtacatcaaaactttgactcacCCGCCAACTGCATCACATCCAGGGGTGGGCATGTAATTTGCAATTGGTGGGTGTGTCAGAGTTCGGATGTGATCTGGGCCTAAGCCTGCCTTAGCCCCGCTATAGATAAAACCGCAGCTTCGATTTTTGCTCACCCCCCCTGTACTTACTGGTCTTCGTTCCGAAAGACACCCCAGGTAAGACTGACCCCCACACAGAACACACTCAGCAACAGCATTCGCACCTGGGGCCTCTTGTGGCAGTAGGGCAGGTTATTTTCAGGGATTctgggggaagagagagagagaaataggaaacaaagatggggggggggagggagagagagtgtgtgagtgttaaGAGATTGAAGGACATTCGTTTAGCTTTCTAACTGAACTAATTACAAGGAGAGAAGGTAATAAACACGACAAGCAAGGCAAGACTGATCAGCCACCCACCTACACTTCCCAAAGGGGATCCTCCGTACAAAGGGCGACAGACAGCTGTAGAGACCAATGGAGGCCGCCATGCAGAATATCCCGATGATCATGTACACTGTGGACAGACGGGGACATCACTCAGTGCTCAGTTCACCTAACCTTACTACCGGAGGACCTGGAAGGCTAGAACCTGACTACTTTCAAATATAATCTTCTGCTGGCCGTTACCTAGTTGATCGTAGAAGTAGTAGAGGAGCACCAGCATGGAGCAGCACATGACCACGAACACGCCGATCATGATGGGGGTCACATCCACCGTCTCCTCGTCCTGCTTCTCCGTACTGTCATCCCGCTTGTGCTTCATGTAGCGCCTGCGGGAAACACACGCAGGGATCAGAGCTGCCCACGGACACGGAGAGAGGGAAGCGCCTGGGATCAGCACGGGGACAAACGGATTTCATTTTCTCAAACCGGCTGAAAGCAAAACGTCTCGCTATGGTCAAACCGCTCACTCGAAATGCAAAATCAGAATGCACTAGCAAGATAAAAGTGGGAAGATATAGGCTAGAGATGAAGCAaaccatttttttatattttgtggtTAATTATGTTGACAAATGAACCATTATCCGTCCTGTGCCAGATCAAGATCTGTCAGATTACAGTTCAGCATTGTCTCAATGCAGTGTTCACCTGCTGCCAAAACCACGAGTTGCTAACGAAGCAGCCGGAAATGTATGAGGACACAAACTCCGTTCCACGACCCCCTCAGGAACACGTGCACACATCCCCAGATTGCACAATACGGAATAAAAACCCCACAGCACAACAGATCATTTATAACGCCACATTCACGCTAGTTATTGTGGATGGGATTCAGTTCTTTCACCGGCAAACAGTGGCAGTCATATCATAATTGCCCTTCCAGCCCACAACTTACTTCTTGATGTCCCGGCTGCCAGCCCAGTAGCCTCCGATTGCCACGGTGCCCACCGCCATGAGGAAGATGATCACCATGTTGTAGTCCAGGACTGGCTCGTTGGGGGCATACAGGGCAACTTCTCCACCCTTCCCAAAGGTCTGCGGAAACAAGCAAACTATTGTAGACCTGCCCTTCACTCCAGGGAAACTCAGTGCCCGGTCAGGCCCAGCAACAGCTCGCCCAGCTTACCTTGCTGATGTCCAGCATGTCCGTGTAGCTCAGCAGTGCCACAGGGATGTCGATCTCCTCATACTGGCTCCTGTTCCCTACAGGGGGGGTCTGCAACACATCAACAGGCATTAGGGGGGCTGCAGTCAGTCCCAGCAAACTAATTACACATGCGGTACGAGTTGAGGGTGCGAGCAGCGGCCTGCAGGAGCCTCACCAGCCGGTCCCTGCTGACGATGAGCAGGCCCCGGGCCCCGTTGATCTGGGCCAGCCTGACCTTCTCGTAGAAGGTGCAGTTCCCCCTGAGCACCATGAGGATGCGGTTTGTGAAGCCCCCCTCGGGAACCTCCGAGGGGGAGCACAGCACCGAGGCGGTCAGGTCATGAATCTGGAGCCGGGACTGAAAttacagacagagagggagatgtTGAAACAGAGTACAGGACCAATTGAGAGAAAGCAATGTCCAAAAACAACAATTGCAGTGGCAATGATTTTTCACACAGCCGATGCGACAGCTTGTACTCCAGGCACTGGTGGGTGGGCACTGGGGCCGGGGGAGCTGCTGAAACAGACAGTCCTCACGGATGCTCACAGACACACTCGACAGATGGGATGCTCTTTTCAGGGAGTACAAGCACTGTGCTGCTTTAATCCAAAAGTCTTCTGGGATTTTGCCATTCCAGGACAGTATGTTAAGAAGTCTGTCAACTTTCCACCAAGCAAAGACACCCACGGACAGGTACTGAACTTGAGCTACTGctgcacttttattttttaaacaagaaaccGATCTAAACCAACCAGGATCCGGGCAAACATTTGTGCACTAGACCCTGCAGCTCTCATGTTGTGGTTCAGAGGCTGTGTGCCATTAAGTGAAACAAGGGGCTTCCCTTCCTTACAGTACTGTCACTATCTGTCTAAACTGTTCTGGCCACCGAGGAACAGGACAGAAAGAATTAACAGACCACCAGCATGAAGTCTAGGGGTTCATCTCCCCGGTTCATGAGTTCAATGTTAGTCACCATATCATGGAGGTAATGTTAAACCAGAGCCTGTGCCCAGAACTGCTATACTGGCCTCATTGTCCCTTTTGCAACTGTTAACATATTTTCCTTCTACAGCAGAGATCTGATCTACATTCATGCCTACCCATCTGTCAAATTATTTATAGCAACAGAACTGTTTTTTTCACCCCTTTCTTTTTCTACCTGTAACATGAAAGCCTGCATGGAAAAACATTCAGCTCTCATTTTGAACCAATCCAAGGCACTACCAGAGGAATGTGGTCGACCATGAAGGTATGGACCAGCAGTGCCCAACACTTACCGCTTTGTTGAGGTCCTGAGGTAGGCGTGCCCACTGGGAGTTGAAGAAGATGCAGTAGTC
This sequence is a window from Amia ocellicauda isolate fAmiCal2 chromosome 22, fAmiCal2.hap1, whole genome shotgun sequence. Protein-coding genes within it:
- the sppl2 gene encoding signal peptide peptidase-like 2 isoform X2, giving the protein MRDEIALVLGAILVKQVLGEYGMAHFSDKEKSQGKDYCIFFNSQWARLPQDLNKASRLQIHDLTASVLCSPSEVPEGGFTNRILMVLRGNCTFYEKVRLAQINGARGLLIVSRDRLTPPVGNRSQYEEIDIPVALLSYTDMLDISKTFGKGGEVALYAPNEPVLDYNMVIIFLMAVGTVAIGGYWAGSRDIKKRYMKHKRDDSTEKQDEETVDVTPIMIGVFVVMCCSMLVLLYYFYDQLVYMIIGIFCMAASIGLYSCLSPFVRRIPFGKCRIPENNLPYCHKRPQVRMLLLSVFCVGVSLTWGVFRNEDQWAWVLQDTLGIAFCLYMLKTIRLPTFKACTLLLVVLFVYDVFFVFITPFFTSSGESIMVEVAAGPSDSSTHEKLPMVLKVPRLNSSPLALCDRPFSLLGFGDILVPGQLVVYCHRFDIQMQSSRIYFVACTIAYGIGLLITFVALAMMEMGQPALLYLVPCTLLTSLAVALWRRELPMFWTGSGFADVQPPLVIAPINCTQSPEPSTNPKLQAAEATNQSEDPPPQEEVPLKEEASQLE
- the sppl2 gene encoding signal peptide peptidase-like 2 isoform X1, which encodes MRDEIALVLGAILVKQVLGEYGMAHFSDKEKSQGKDYCIFFNSQWARLPQDLNKASRLQIHDLTASVLCSPSEVPEGGFTNRILMVLRGNCTFYEKVRLAQINGARGLLIVSRDRLTPPVGNRSQYEEIDIPVALLSYTDMLDISKTFGKGGEVALYAPNEPVLDYNMVIIFLMAVGTVAIGGYWAGSRDIKKRYMKHKRDDSTEKQDEETVDVTPIMIGVFVVMCCSMLVLLYYFYDQLVYMIIGIFCMAASIGLYSCLSPFVRRIPFGKCRIPENNLPYCHKRPQVRMLLLSVFCVGVSLTWGVFRNEDQWAWVLQDTLGIAFCLYMLKTIRLPTFKACTLLLVVLFVYDVFFVFITPFFTSSGESIMVEVAAGPSDSSTHEKLPMVLKVPRLNSSPLALCDRPFSLLGFGDILVPGQLVVYCHRFDIQMQSSRIYFVACTIAYGIGLLITFVALAMMEMGQPALLYLVPCTLLTSLAVALWRRELPMFWTGSGFAKDVQPPLVIAPINCTQSPEPSTNPKLQAAEATNQSEDPPPQEEVPLKEEASQLE
- the sppl2 gene encoding signal peptide peptidase-like 2 isoform X3, whose product is MRDEIALVLGAILVKQVLGEYGMAHFSDKEKSQGKDYCIFFNSQWARLPQDLNKASRLQIHDLTASVLCSPSEVPEGGFTNRILMVLRGNCTFYEKVRLAQINGARGLLIVSRDRLTPPVGNRSQYEEIDIPVALLSYTDMLDISKTFGKGGEVALYAPNEPVLDYNMVIIFLMAVGTVAIGGYWAGSRDIKKRYMKHKRDDSTEKQDEETVDVTPIMIGVFVVMCCSMLVLLYYFYDQLVYMIIGIFCMAASIGLYSCLSPFVRRIPFGKCRIPENNLPYCHKRPQVRMLLLSVFCVGVSLTWGVFRNEDQWAWVLQDTLGIAFCLYMLKTIRLPTFKACTLLLVVLFVYDVFFVFITPFFTSSGESIMVEVAAGPSDSSTHEKLPMVLKVPRLNSSPLALCDRPFSLLGFGDILVPGQLVVYCHRFDIQMQSSRIYFVACTIAYGIGLLITFVALAMMEMGQPALLYLVPCTLLTSLAVALWRRELPMFWTGSGFAVNTSLI